A DNA window from Hordeum vulgare subsp. vulgare chromosome 1H, MorexV3_pseudomolecules_assembly, whole genome shotgun sequence contains the following coding sequences:
- the LOC123425883 gene encoding histone H3.2-like has protein sequence MARTKQTARKSTGGKAPRKQLATKAARKSAPATGGVKKPHRFRPGTVALREIRKYQKSTELLIRKLPFQRLVREIAQDFKTDLRFQSSAVSALQEAAEAYLVGLFEDTNLCFIVSMSGRGKGGKGLGKGGAKRHRKVLRDNIQGITKPAIRRLARRGGVKRISGLIYEETRGVLKIFLENVIRDAVTYTEHARRKTVTAMDVVYALKRQGRTLYGFGG, from the exons ATGGCCCGCACCAAGCAGACGGCGAGGAAGTCCACCGGCGGCAAGGCGCCGAGGAAGCAGCTGGCCACCAAGGCGGCGCGCAAGTCCGCCCCGGCCACCGGCGGCGTCAAGAAGCCCCACCGCTTCCGCCCCGGTACCGTCGCGCTCCGCGAGATCCGCAAGTACCAGAAGAGCACGGAGCTGCTCATCCGCAAGCTCCCCTTCCAGCGCCTCGTCCGCGAGATCGCCCAGGACTTCAAGACCGACCTCCGCTTCCAGTCCTCCGCCGTCTCCGCCCTGCAGGAGGCCGCTGAGGCCTACCTCGTCGGGCTGTTCGAGGACACCAACCTCTGC TTCATTGTGT CCATGTCCGGGCGCGGCAAGGGAGGCAAGGGGCTCGGCAAGGGCGGCGCCAAGCGCCACAGGAAGGTCCTGCGCGACAACATCCAGGGCATCACCAAGCCGGCGATCCGGCGGctggcgcggaggggcggcgtgAAGCGCATCTCCGGGCTCATCTACGAGGAGACCCGCGGCGTGCTCAAGATCTTCCTCGAGAACGTCATCCGCGACGCCGTCACCTACACCGAGCACGCCCGTCGCAAGACCGTCACCGCCATGGACGTCGTCTACGCGCTCAAGCGCCAGGGCCGCACCCTCTACGGCTTCGGCGGCTAG